In Primulina huaijiensis isolate GDHJ02 chromosome 4, ASM1229523v2, whole genome shotgun sequence, a genomic segment contains:
- the LOC140975728 gene encoding uncharacterized protein has translation MSGAPRVKSINAEELEVRPVLGPAGNKARSVELRKPILKLKIGKVEKPSGMDEVKGKKSPATLPNMEMKTEKVSSPEGLGKNAGSTVSILRQRQPNLSLNVSCSSDASSESSQSRASTGRISRRSATPKTPPMRGKLIFSSKVDKFGRVDRNGKEVRGENEGEVNGVGVVQKRCAWVTSNTDSSYAAFHDEEWGLPVHNDNKLFELLSFSTALAELTWPVILSKRHLFREVFLNFDPVAVSKLNEKKIATPGTSASSLLSELKLRGIIENARQICKIVDELGSFDRYIWGFVNYKPIVGNFRYPRQVPIKISKADTISKDLVRRGFRGVGPTAIYSFMQVAGITNDHLISCFRHQDCVNSCDSKDKNEGTTSINEDKRPDDILELELAKDIDDLGLSV, from the exons ATGTCTGGGGCGCCGAGGGTTAAATCGATTAATGCTGAAGAACTGGAGGTTCGACCGGTGCTTGGACCAGCTGGAAACAAAGCCAGATCTGTGGAATTACGGAAGCCGATATTGAAGCTGAAAATTGGAAAGGTAGAAAAACCTTCAGGTATGGATGAGGTCAAGGGGAAGAAATCTCCGGCGACATTGCCGAATATGGAGATGAAGACAGAGAAAGTTTCCTCACCGGAGGGTTTGGGGAAGAATGCAGGCAGTACCGTGTCGATTCTGAGGCAGCGGCAGCCGAATTTGTCCCTTAATGTTTCATGTTCTTCAGACGCCTCGTCCGAATCTTCTCAAAGCAGGGCGTCAACCGGGAGAATTAGCCGACGAAGTGCTACCCCGAAGACCCCGCCTATGCGAGGGAAGTTGATATTTAGCTCGAAAGTGGACAAATTTGGAAGAGTTGACAGAAATGGGAAAGAAGTAAGGGGCGAGAATGAGGGCGAGGTGAACGGGGTGGGTGTGGTTCAGAAAAGGTGTGCTTGGGTGACTTCTAACACCG ATTCATCATATGCTGCTTTCCATGATGAAGAATGGGGACTTCCTGTTCATAATGACAA TAAACTTTTTGAATTGTTAAGCTTTTCCACTGCATTGGCTGAATTAACTTGGCCTGTCATTCTTAGCAAAAGACATTTATTCAG AGAAGTATTTCTGAACTTTGATCCTGTTGCTGTGTCAAAattaaatgagaagaaaatagcAACACCTGGAACTTCTGCAAGTTCTCTTTTGTCTGAACTAAAGCTGCGAGGAATTATTGAAAATGCACGCCAAATTTGTAAG ATTGTAGATGAGCTTGGATCATTTGACAGATACATTTGGGGTTTTGTAAACTACAAGCCCATTGTTGGCAATTTCCGCTATCCTCGGCAAGTTCCAATTAAGATATCAAAAGCAGATACCATAAGCAAAGACCTAGTTAGAAGAGGATTTCGAGGAGTTGGTCCTACAGCCATCTACTCATTCATGCAAGTGGCCGGAATTACAAACGACCATCTCATCAGCTGTTTCAGACATCAGGACTGTGTCAATTCATGTGATTCAAAGGATAAGAATGAGGGAACCACGTCGATAAACGAAGATAAACGACCTGATGATATCTTGGAACTTGAATTAGCTAAAGATATTGATGATTTGGGCTTGTCTGTGTAG
- the LOC140975727 gene encoding photosynthetic NDH subunit of subcomplex B 1, chloroplastic-like, with protein sequence MATASLNPKSIPPLFTILPSIPSTQITHLALSTNPGKQSKKYASVLPNAKKKNPWLDPFDQGDDPEMEYGELFSDGKQEEDPRPPDNPDNPYGFLKFPAGYNVEIASLGLKIRGDVRRCCCVISGGVYENLLFFPAIQLIKDRYPGVQVDIITSDRGKQTYEINKNVRWANEYDLDDDWPDPVEYTDMIGVIKNRYYDMILSTKLAGIGHAAFLFMSTARDRVSYVYPNVNAVGAGLMLSETFTADSMNLSEGGYHMYHEMIDWLGRPARKVPRQPLPPLQVSISRKLKEVVEAKYKNAGVQKGKYIVIHGIQSDSKASMQSRGDTDSLLPLEIWGEITSGIRGLTPVFVIPHEKERENIEEIISYDASIVFITTPGQLAALINDSAGVITTNTAAIQLANARGKPSVALFGSEDKAKVFVPNAEEKKCAIISSKTGKLVDIDVEAVKTVVQIFTLPLAIA encoded by the exons ATGGCTACTGCTTCTCTTAATCCCAAGTCAATCCCACCTCTCTTCACGATCCTTCCGTCTATCccatcaactcagataacacaTCTTGCATTGTCAACGAATCCCGGAAAACAATCCAAGAAGTACGCTTCTGTCCTCCCCAATGCCAAGAAGAAGAACCCATGGCTGGACCCTTTCGACCAAGGCGACGATCCTGAGATGGAGTACGGCGAGCTGTTCTCAGATGGGAAGCAGGAAGAGGATCCGAGGCCTCCCGATAACCCGGATAACCCGTACGGATTCCTCAAGTTCCCGGCTGGTTATAATGTAGAAATCGCTTCATTGGGGTTGAAGATTAGAGGGGATGTTAGGAGGTGTTGCTGCGTCATTTCGGGTGGTGTTTATGAAAACCTACTGTTTTTTCCGGCGATTCAGCTGATCAAGGATAGGTATCCTGGCGTGCAGGTGGATATTATTACGTCGGATAGGGGGAAACAGACTTATGAGATTAACAAGAATGTGAGGTGGGCTAATGAGTATGATCTAGATGATGATTGGCCTGATCCAGTAGAATATACTGACATGATTGGAGTTATTAAG AATAGGTACTATGATATGATCTTATCGACCAAATTAGCAGGGATAGGACATGCTGCATTCTTGTTCATGTCCACCGCTAGGGACCGAGTTAGCTATGTATATCCCAATGTAAATGCTGTAGGAGCGGGCCTAATGCTTTCTGAAACATTTACAGCTGATAGCATGAATCTCTCCGAGGGTGGTTACCACAT GTATCATGAGATGATTGATTGGCTGGGGAGACCAGCACGTAAAGTACCAAGGCAGCCCCTGCCTCCTCTGCAAGTATCGATTTCAAGGAAGCTGAAGGAGGTTGTTGAGGCAAAGTACAAGAATGCCGGTGTGCAGAAGGGGAAGTATATAGTGATTCATGGAATACAATCAGATTCCAAGGCCTCAATGCAATCCAGGGGCGATACCGATAGCTTGCTACCCCTTGAGATATGGGGCGAGATAACCAGTGGGATAAG GGGTCTCACACCGGTATTCGTCATCCCACATGAGAAAGAAAGGGAAAACATTGAAGAAATCATAAGTTATGATGCTAGCATAGTGTTCATCACCACCCCAGGACAG CTTGCTGCTCTGATAAATGATTCAGCTGGAGTGATAACTACAAATACAGCTGCCATACAACTTGCGAACGCACGTGGAAAACCGAG TGTGGCGTTATTTGGTTCAGAAGATAAGGCTAAGGTATTCGTCCCGAATGCAGAGGAAAAGAAATGTGCCATAATATCGTCTAAGACAGGGAAACTTGTAGACATAGATGTTGAAGCTGTAAAGACTGTAGTCCAGATTTTCACATTGCCTTTGGCTATTGCATAG
- the LOC140975729 gene encoding probable WRKY transcription factor 40: protein MDMEFTSLLNTSLDLNAKPLRILDDHPIIPKQELGSNLFELGRDMTVKEERDALMEELNRVTAENKKLTELLTAMCENCTEVRNQLLEYTTKNCGEDNNNNNNTVALKKRKAESNINNGGNNNIDEKNNNTGASESSSSGEDSSKKRKEEHIKPKISRTCVRTEVSDTSLIVKDGYHWRKYGQKVTRDNPSPRAYFKCSFAPTCPVKKKVQRSVEDHSIVVATYEGEHNHPQPSKLEPNTGSNRGMTLGTAPSSSSSGPTITLDLTKPKSSHEETRNLRGQIDAPELQHYFVEQMASTLTKDPNFKAALAAAITGKFLRQNEKM from the exons ATGGATATGGAGTTCACTAGTCTGTTGAATACTTCATTGGATCTTAATGCCAAACCCCTCAGAATTCTCGACGACCACCCGATTATACCG AAACAAGAGTTGGGAAGCAATTTGTTCGAGTTGGGAAGAGATATGACAGTGAAAGAGGAG AGAGATGCCTTGATGGAGGAACTGAACAGAGTGACTGCTGAAAACAAGAAGCTCACAGAATTATTGACAGCAATGTGTGAGAATTGCACTGAAGTGAGGAACCAGTTACTGGAATACACAACCAAGAATTGTGGGGAggataataataacaataacaatacaGTAGCATTGAAGAAGAGGAAAGCTGAAAGCAACATCAACAACGGTGGGAACAACAATATTGacgaaaaaaataacaatactgGCGCTTCTGAGAGCAGCTCTAGTGGTGAAGATTCGTCCAAGAAACGCAAGGAAGAACACATCAAACCGAAGATTTCGCGTACTTGTGTTAGAACAGAAGTATCTGATACAAGCCTT ATAGTGAAGGATGGGTATCACTGGAGGAAATATGGACAGAAAGTGACCAGGGATAACCCTTCTCCAAGAGCTTACTTCAAGTGTTCTTTTGCTCCTACATGCCCTGTCAAAAAGAAG GTTCAGAGGAGCGTAGAAGATCACTCAATAGTAGTAGCAACTTATGAAGGAGAGCACAATCATCCTCAACCTTCAAAACTCGAGCCAAACACCGGTTCCAATAGAGGCATGACGCTTGGCACAGCGCCTAGCTCGAGTTCATCTGGTCCAACAATCACTCTTGACCTGACAAAACCGAAGTCGAGTCATGAAGAAACAAGAAACTTAAGGGGTCAGATTGATGCACCAGAACTCCAACACTATTTCGTGGAACAGATGGCTTCAACTTTGACGAAGGATCCTAATTTCAAAGCAGCCTTGGCAGCTGCCATCACAGGAAAGTTTCTTCGACAAAATGAGAAGATGTGA